Proteins encoded within one genomic window of Natator depressus isolate rNatDep1 chromosome 1, rNatDep2.hap1, whole genome shotgun sequence:
- the PCDH17 gene encoding protocadherin-17 isoform X8: MYLSICCFFFCWAPALTLKNLNYSVPEEQGAGTVIGNIGRDARLQAGAGGPAPPPAERGGGRGAKSTFRVLENSAPHLLDVDGESGLLYTKQRIDREALCRRSAKCQLSLEVFANDQEICMIKVEIQDLNDNAPAFPSDQVDMDISENAAPGTRFPLTSAHDPDAGDNGLRTYLLTRDDYGLFSLDVKSRGDGTKFPELVIQKPLDREEQSHHTLVLTALDGGDPPRSGTVQLNVRLIDSNDNSPVFEAASYVVELPENAPLGTAVIDLNATDADEGTNGEVLYSFSGYAPERVRDLFSIDPQSGLIRVKSNLDYEESGLIEIDVQARDLGPNPIPAHCKVTVRLIDRNDNAPAIGFVSVRQGALSEAAPPGTVIALVRVTDRDSGKNGQLQCRVLGGGGAGAVPFALEENYDNFYTVVTDRPLDREAQDEYNVTILARDGGSPPLNSTKSFSVRILDENDNPPRFSKSLYVLQVPENNIPGEYLGSVLAQDPDLGQNGTVSYSILPGHVGDVSIYTYVSVNPTNGAIYALRSFNYEQTKHFEFRVLAKDSGSPHRESNATVRVTVLDVNDNAPLIVLPALINDTAELQVPRNAGVGYPVGTVHALDSDFGESGRLTYEIVEGNEEHLFEMDPTSGEIRTLHPYWEELSPVAELVVKVSDHGKPSLSAVAKLIVRALAGPLPEAGEPQVNGEQHRRPHWDLSLPLIVTLSTVSIILLAAMITIAVKCKRENKEIRTYNCRIAEYSHPQLGGGGGSSGGGGGGSGGGGKGKKKKISKNDIMLVPSEGEDSRGPLNVMNVVSSPSLATSPMYFDYQTRLPLSSPRSEVMYLKPASNNLTVPQGHVGCHTSFTGQGTNASEAPPSRMSIIQTDNFPAEPNYMGSRQQFVQSSSTFKDPERASLRDSGHGDSDQADSDQDTNKGSCCDMSVREALKMKTTSTKSQPLEQARQRPKTHCWDLWTSPL; the protein is encoded by the coding sequence ATGTACCTTTCCATTTGTTGCTTCTTCTTCTGCTGGGCTCCTGCCCTGACTCTGAAGAACCTGAATTATTCGGTGCcggaggagcagggggcgggcACGGTGATCGGGAACATCGGCAGGGATGCCCGGCTGCAAGCGGGGGCGGGCGGGCCGGCGCCGCCGCCGGCGGAGCGGGGAGGCGGCCGGGGGGCCAAGTCGACGTTCCGCGTGCTGGAGAACTCGGCGCCGCACCTGCTGGACGTGGACGGCGAGAGCGGGCTGCTCTACACCAAGCAGCGCATCGACCGCGAGGCGCTGTGTCGCCGCAGCGCCAAGTGCCAGCTCTCGCTGGAGGTCTTCGCCAACGACCAGGAGATCTGCATGATCAAGGTGGAGATCCAGGACCTGAACGACAACGCGCCTGCCTTCCCCTCCGACCAGGTGGACATGGACATCTCGGAGAACGCGGCGCCGGGCACCCGCTTCCCCCTCACCAGCGCCCACGACCCGGACGCCGGCGACAACGGGCTGCGCACGTACCTGCTCACCCGCGACGACTACGGCCTTTTCTCGCTCGACGTCAAGTCGCGGGGCGACGGCACCAAGTTCCCGGAGCTGGTGATCCAGAAGCCGCTGGACCGCGAGGAGCAGAGCCACCACACGCTGGTGCTGACGGCGCTGGACGGCGGCGACCCGCCCCGCTCGGGCACGGTGCAGCTCAACGTGCGCCTCATCGACTCCAACGACAACAGCCCCGTCTTCGAGGCGGCCTCGTACGTGGTGGAGCTGCCGGAGAACGCGCCGCTGGGCACCGCCGTCATCGACCTCAACGCCACCGACGCGGACGAGGGCACCAACGGCGAGGTGCTGTACTCCTTCAGCGGCTACGCGCCCGAGCGCGTCCGCGACCTCTTCAGCATCGACCCGCAGAGCGGCCTCATCCGCGTCAAGAGCAACCTGGACTACGAGGAGAGCGGCCTCATCGAGATCGACGTGCAGGCCCGCGACCTGGGGCCCAACCCCATCCCCGCCCACTGCAAGGTCACCGTGCGCCTCATCGACCGCAACGACAACGCGCCCGCCATCGGCTTCGTCTCCGTCCGCCAGGGGGCGCTCAGCGAGGCCGCCCCGCCGGGCACCGTCATCGCCCTGGTGCGGGTCACCGACCGCGACTCCGGCAAGAACGGGCAGCTGCAGTGCCGGGTGCTGGGCGGCGGCGGGGCGGGTGCTGTGCCCTTCGCCCTGGAGGAGAACTACGACAACTTCTACACGGTGGTGACCGACCGGCCGCTGGACCGCGAGGCGCAGGACGAGTACAACGTGACCATCCTGGCCCGGGACGGGGGCAGCCCCCCGCTCAACTCTACCAAGTCCTTCTCGGTGCGGATCCTGGACGAGAACGACAATCCGCCCCGCTTCAGCAAGAGCCTCTACGTGCTGCAGGTGCCTGAGAACAACATCCCTGGCGAGTACCTGGGCTCCGTGCTGGCCCAGGACCCAGACCTGGGCCAGAATGGGACTGTGTCCTACTCCATCCTGCCCGGGCACGTGGGCGACGTCTCCATCTACACCTACGTCTCCGTCAACCCCACCAATGGCGCCATCTATGCCCTGCGGAGCTTCAACTACGAGCAAACCAAGCACTTTGAGTTCCGCGTGCTGGCCAAGGACTCGGGCTCGCCCCATCGTGAGAGCAACGCCACAGTGCGCGTCACGGTGCTCGACGTCAACGACAACGCGCCCCTCATTGTTCTGCCTGCCCTCATCAATGACACTGCGGAGCTCCAGGTGCCACGCAACGCTGGCGTGGGCTACCCCGTGGGCACCGTGCATGCCCTGGACAGTGACTTTGGGGAGAGCGGACGCCTCACGTACGAGATTGTCGAAGGCAATGAGGAGCACCTCTTTGAGATGGACCCCACCAGTGGTGAGATACGCACTTTGCATCCATACTGGGAAGAACTCAGTCCCGTGGCTGAATTGGTGGTCAAGGTCAGTGACCATGGCAAGCCCAGCCTCTCAGCCGTGGCTAAGCTGATTGTCAGGGCCTTGGCTGGACCACTGCCCGAAGCTGGTGAGCCACAGGTGAATGGTGAGCAGCATCGGCGACCACACTGGGACCTGTCGCTGCCCTTGATTGTGACCTTGAGTACCGTCTCCATCATCCTACTAGCTGCCATGATCACCATTGCTGTGAAGTGCAAGCGGGAGAACAAGGAGATCCGCACCTACAATTGCCGCATCGCCGAATACAgccatccccagctgggaggagggggcggcagcagcgggggaggaggaggaggcagcggTGGCGGGGGTAAGGGCAAGAAGAAGAAGATCAGTAAGAATGACATCATGCTGGTGCCCAGTGAGGGGGAGGACAGCAGGGGCCCCCTCAATGTCATGAACGTAGTGAGCAGCCCATCCTTGGCCACCTCACCCATGTACTTTGACTACCAGACCCGTCTGCCCCTCAGCTCACCCAGGTCCGAGGTGATGTATCTGAAACCCGCCTCCAACAACCTGACTGTGCCCCAGGGACATGTGGGCTGCCATACCAGCTTCACAGGGCAAGGAACTAACGCCAGCGAGGCTCCCCCGAGCCGGATGTCCATAATTCAG